Proteins encoded in a region of the Vicia villosa cultivar HV-30 ecotype Madison, WI linkage group LG5, Vvil1.0, whole genome shotgun sequence genome:
- the LOC131601269 gene encoding reticulon-like protein B12 yields MDSSQRLFNRERTLHQILGGGQVADLILWRRKNQTVMILLVTLAVFVVFERSGYTLLSLVSNVLLLLVVILFLWAKSAAILNRPAPPLPQLHLSDEMTNEIAAFIQTRVNNLFSVSHDIALGKDSRLFLKVAAYLWLISVVGGFTDFLTLAYTSLFILLTLPALYERYEDYIDRFVLKCYNKLCQLYRKINEEYISRVQYWILEKQKLS; encoded by the exons ATGGATTCATCTCAACGATTATTCAACAGAGAAAGAACTCTTCATCAGATCCTTGGAGGTGGTCAAG TTGCAGACTTGATACTATGGAGGAGGAAGAATCAAACTGTGATGATATTGTTGGTGACATTAGCTGTATTTGTTGTGTTTGAGAGATCTGGTTATACCCTTTTGTCTCTTGTTTCTAATGTTCTTCTCCTTCTTGTTGTTATTCTTTTTCTTTGGGCTAAATCAGCTGCAATTCTCAATAG ACCTGCTCCACCTCTACCACAATTGCATTTGTCAGATGAAATGACAAATGAAATCGCAGCTTTTATCCAAACCAGAGTTAATAATCTGTTTTCAGTTTCTCATGATATTGCCCTTGGTAAGGACTCAAGGCTGTTTCTCAAAGTAGCTGCTTACCTATGGTTAATTTCTGTTGTTGGCGGCTTCACTGATTTTCTTACCTTGGCATACACCA GTCTCTTTATTCTTCTTACTTTACCTGCACTCTATGAAAGATATGAAGATTACATTGATAGATTTGTTTTGAAGTGCTACAACAAATTATGCCAATTGTATAGGAAAATAAATGAGGAATATATCAGCAGAGTCCAATACTGGATTCTGGAGAAGCAAAAGCTGAGCTGa
- the LOC131606224 gene encoding OVARIAN TUMOR DOMAIN-containing deubiquitinating enzyme 3, producing MAQNLLNEENNILKQLKDGTAKFEIVSSPLPSIVSTFNPNVSLFGAGSSSTLFFARIGSSIGGQSAAMKKLERFSVHKVTGDGRCLFRALVKGMAHNKGVALNQREERENADELRMAVKEAICENVGDRKLYEEAIIAVTVDEPLQRYCRRIVQPNFWGGESELLVLSKLCKQPIIVYIPEHEHRGGGRGSGFIPIADYGSEFIKGSSRKAVRLLFSGKNHYDLLL from the exons ATGGCGCAAAACCTTCTCAACG AGGAGAATAATATTCTTAAGCAATTGAAAGACGGTACAGCAAAATTTGAGATTGTTTCTTCACCACTTCCTTCCATTGTTTCTACCTTTAATCCGAACGTAAGCTTATTCGGAGCTGGAAGTTCTAGCACTCTCTTCTTCGCTAGAATTGGTTCATCCAT TGGTGGACAGTCTGCGGCAATGAAGAAACTTGAACGTTTTTCAGTTCACAAGGTTACAGGGGATGGGCGGTGTCTGTTTCGCGCCCTG GTAAAAGGAATGGCTCACAACAAAGGAGTTGCTCTTAACCAACGCGAGGAGAGAGAAAATGCAG ATGAATTAAGAATGGCAGTCAAAGAAGCTATATGTGAAAATGTAGGAGATCGTAAGTTATACGAAGAAGCCATCATTGCTGTTACGGTTGATGAGCCTTTACAACG TTACTGCAGGCGGATTGTACAACCAAATTTCTGGGGAGGAGAATCAGAACTATTG GTATTATCAAAGTTGTGTAAGCAGCCAATTATTGTGTACATACCAGAGCATGAG CATAGAGGCGGTGGCCGGGGATCTGGTTTCATTCCTATTGCAGACTATGGAAGTGAGTTTATAAAGGGTTCTAGCAGAAAAGCTGTGAGGCTGTTGTTCAGCGGTAAGAACCATTATGATCTTCTGTTATGA
- the LOC131601268 gene encoding ataxin-3 homolog yields MMDGISNGGMLYHEVQESKLCAVHCVNTVLQGPFFSEFDLAALASDLDCRERQMMMLPAHSAAGDLFSHNVSLDGDFSIQVLQKALEVWDLQVIPLDSPVAEPAQVDPELENAFICHLQDHWFCIRKVNGEWYNFDSLYAAPQHLSKFYLAAYLDSLKGSGWSIFLVRGNFPKEFPISSAEASNGFGQWLLPEDAERITKSCNSVQQAPQQERVEERQQYSNQFLSREEAELFSDMEDEDLKAAIAASLMDSTPIVTNIAEASNPQNNDKQKSIQVETIEEASVPPSDKNNQQDASSLGGDNSQRENQNKEKNTL; encoded by the exons ATGATGGATGGAATAAGCAATGGAGGCATGTTGTATCACGAGGTGCAAGAATCGAAGCTCTGTGCTGTTCATTGCGTCAACACTGTTCTTCAAGGTCCGTTTTTCTCTGAATTCGACTTGGCTGCACTCGCTTCCGATCTCGATTGTAGAGAGAGGCAGATGATGATGCTTCCTGCTCACTCCGCGGCTGGTGATTTGTTTTCTCATAATGTTTCTCTTGACGGTGATTTCAGCATCCAG GTTTTACAAAAGGCTTTGGAGGTGTGGGACCTACAAGTCATTCCTCTTGATTCTCCAGTTGCCGAGCCGGCCCAGGTTGATCCAGAGCTGGAAAATGCCTTCATTTGTCATTTGCAAGATCATTGGTTTTGTATCCGCAAAGTGAATGGAGAGTGGTATAACTTTGACAGTCTCTACGCAGCTCCACAGCACCTTTCCAAGTTTTACCTTGCAGCCTATCTCGACTCTTTGAAAGGCTCTGGATGGAGCATATTCCTGGTGAGAGGAAATTTTCCAAAAGAGTTTCCCATCTCTTCGGCTGAAGCTTCCAACGGTTTCGGCCAGTGGCTTTTACCTGAAGATGCTGAGAGAATAACTAAATCTTGTAACTCAGTACAGCAGGCTCCACAACAAGAAAGAGTTGAGGAAAGGCAACAATATTCAAATCAGTTTCTTTCACGCGAGGAAGCTGAACTGTTTTCGGACATGGAAGATGAGGATCTAAAGGCGGCTATAGCAGCTAGTCTGATGGATTCTACCCCCATTGTGACCAATATTGCTGAAGCTAGTAATCCTCAAAATAATGACAAGCAAAAGAGTATACAAGTGGAAACCATTGAAGAAGCTAGTGTACCTCCCAgtgataaaaacaatcaacaagaTGCGTCTTCTTTAGGCGGTGATAACTCTCAAAGGGAAAACCAGAATAAAGAGAAGAACACTCTCTGA
- the LOC131606225 gene encoding uncharacterized protein LOC131606225 gives MESSSSLKELKRLKRVNREELPWDALVIICKTLDFEDLFQFSGVCKSWRTFHKSNILSSKEPLLVRILFRGTTSISYSFITIPNQKVYDLKIMSSFPPTKFTYVRASSRYFIMVNNNNNSFLLFNPFTRIKRVINATFRVNSRRFDEYRALLAFEKSSDDKEFVLVVLCIRSRSLYVYQSRHYRWVTYSTVEPEIVTDFVVFNNIIYVVTNNANIGVLNLNSRNIQFLNLENNPKYYSSEIFWLVNCDEQLLMFDFFRRCAYKIDLSSMHYVKMKSLGDIALFYVFRRNCQALSNPERFGYERNYVYEVNATNQCIMYNWNNWNYIKYGWNWSNTNTYRPPDSKTDFYFFDWCFRHLKYEVDYSLVE, from the coding sequence ATGGAGTCTTCATCTTCTCTCAAGGAGCTAAAACGTTTGAAACGTGTGAATAGAGAAGAACTTCCTTGGGATGCGCTTGTTATCATTTGCAAAACCCTAGATTTTGAGGATCTTTTTCAGTTTTCTGGTGTTTGCAAGAGTTGGAGGACTTTTCATAAATCAAATATCTTGTCATCCAAGGAACCATTGCTGGTTCGTATTTTGTTTCGCGGTACTACTTCTATATCATATTCTTTTATTACCATACCTAATCAAAAAGTTTACGATTTGAAGATCATGAGTAGCTTCCCGCCCACAAAGTTTACCTATGTTAGGGCTTCTAGCAGATATTTCATCAtggtcaataataataataattcatttCTTCTATTCAATCCGTTTACAAGAATTAAAAGGGTAATCAATGCCACCTTTAGGGTTAATTCTCGTAGATTTGATGAATACCGAGCCTTGCTTGCTTTTGAGAAATCCTCGGACGACAAAGAATTTGTCTTGGTGGTTTTATGCATTCGGTCTAGGAGTTTGTATGTCTATCAATCGCGACACTATCGTTGGGTTACTTATTCAACCGTAGAACCGGAGATTGTAACCGACTTTGTGGTTTTcaataatataatatatgtgGTCACTAACAATGCCAATATAGGGGTATTGAACTTGAATTCCAGAAATATTCAATTTCTAAACCTCGAGAATAACCCAAAATATTATTCTTCGGAGATTTTTTGGTTGGTTAATTGTGACGAGCAACttttaatgtttgatttttttcgAAGGTGTGCTTACAAGATAGACTTGTCGAGCATGCATTATGTTAAGATGAAAAGTTTGGGCGACATtgcattattttatgtttttcggAGGAACTGTCAGGCATTGAGCAACCCCGAGAGATTTGGGTATGAGCGCAATTATGTGTATGAAGTTAATGCTACAAACCAATGCATAATGTACAATTGGAATAATTGGAATTATATAAAGTATGGTTGGAATTGGAGTAATACAAATACATACAGACCTCCAGATTCTAAAACagacttttatttttttgattggtGTTTCAGACATTTAAAATATGAAGTAGATTATTCTTTAGTTGAATAA